A portion of the Canis lupus baileyi chromosome 6, mCanLup2.hap1, whole genome shotgun sequence genome contains these proteins:
- the FDPS gene encoding farnesyl pyrophosphate synthase isoform X6 has protein sequence MDSSLTRRGQICWYQKPGIGLDAINDALLLEACIYRLLKVYCREQPYYLNLIELFLQSSYQTEIGQTLDLITAPQGSVDLSRFTEKRYKSIVKYKTAFYSFYLPVAAAMYMAGIDGEKEHANAKKILLEMGEFFQIQDDFLDLFGDPSVTGKIGTDIQDNKCSWLVVQCLQQASPEQRKVLQENYGQKEAEKVARVKALYEELNLPAVFTQYEEDSYSRLMSLIERCASPLPPAIFLGLAHNIYKRKK, from the exons ATGGACTCGTCCCTCACCCGACGGGGGCAGATCTGTTGGTATCAGAAG CCAGGCATAGGCTTGGATGCCATCAATGACGCTTTGCTTCTGGAAGCATGTATCTACCGCCTGCTGAAGGTCTACTGCCGGGAGCAGCCCTATTACCTGAACCTGATTGAGCTTTTCCTCCAG agtTCCTACCAGACTGAGATTGGACAGACCCTGGACCTCATCACCGCCCCCCAGGGCAGCGTGGATCTCAGCAGGTTCACTGAGAAGAG GTACAAGTCTATTGTCAAGTATAAGACGGCCTTCTACTCATTCTACCTTCCTGTGGCCGCTGCCATGTATATG GCAGGCATCGATGGGGAGAAAGAGCATGCCAATGCTAAGAAGATCCTGCTGGAGATGGGGGAGTTCTTTCAGATTCAG gaTGATTTCCTGGATCTCTTTGGGGACCCCAGTGTGACGGGCAAGATTGGCACAGACATTCAGGACAACAAGTGCAGCTGGCTGGTGGTTCAGTGTCTGCAGCAGGCATCTCCAGAGCAGCGCAAAGTCCTTCAG GAGAATTATGGGCAGAAGGAGGCGGAGAAGGTGGCCCGAGTGAAGGCGCTGTACGAGGAGCTGAACCTGCCGGCTGTTTTCACGCAGTATGAGGAAGACAGCTATAGCCGCCTCATGAGCCTCATTGAGCGGTgcgcctcacccctgcccccagccatcTTTCTGGGGCTGGCGCACAACATCTACAAGAGGAAAAAGTGA
- the FDPS gene encoding farnesyl pyrophosphate synthase isoform X3 yields the protein MPLSRWLRSVGVFLLPASCWAPRERWLGLHRRPSLVHGFPVLGAWHSARCWCQTWTEEPRALYSSLRMNGDQKLDAYAQARQDFIQHFPQIVKILTEDGMGHPETGDAIARLKEVLEYNAVGGKYQRGLTVLIAFQELVEPRKQDAASLRRALTVGWCVELPGIGLDAINDALLLEACIYRLLKVYCREQPYYLNLIELFLQSSYQTEIGQTLDLITAPQGSVDLSRFTEKRYKSIVKYKTAFYSFYLPVAAAMYMAGIDGEKEHANAKKILLEMGEFFQIQDDFLDLFGDPSVTGKIGTDIQDNKCSWLVVQCLQQASPEQRKVLQENYGQKEAEKVARVKALYEELNLPAVFTQYEEDSYSRLMSLIERCASPLPPAIFLGLAHNIYKRKK from the exons atgcccctgtcccgctggctGAGATCTGTGGGGGTCTTCTTGCTGCCAGCCTCTTGCTGGGCGCCCCGGGAAAGGTGGCTGGGTCTCCACCGGCGGCCCTCCCTGGTGCACGGGTTCCCAGTCCTGGGGGCCTGGCACAGTGCCCGCTGCTGGTGCCAAACGTGGACAGAGGAGCCTCG AGCACTTTACTCCTCCCTCAGAATGAATGGAGACCAGAAATTGGACGCTTATGCCCAAGCAAGGCAGGATTTCATCCAGCACTTCCCCCAGATTGTCAAGATACTGACTGAGGATGGCATGGGCCACCCGGAGACAGGAGACGCCATTGCCCGGCTCAAGGAG GTCTTGGAGTACAATGCTGTTGGAGGCAAGTACCAGCGGGGTTTGACAGTGCTGATAGCATTTCAGGAGCTGGTGGAGCCCAGGAAGCAGGATGCTGCTAGTCTGCGGCGGGCCCTGACTGTGGGCTGGTGTGTGGAGCTG CCAGGCATAGGCTTGGATGCCATCAATGACGCTTTGCTTCTGGAAGCATGTATCTACCGCCTGCTGAAGGTCTACTGCCGGGAGCAGCCCTATTACCTGAACCTGATTGAGCTTTTCCTCCAG agtTCCTACCAGACTGAGATTGGACAGACCCTGGACCTCATCACCGCCCCCCAGGGCAGCGTGGATCTCAGCAGGTTCACTGAGAAGAG GTACAAGTCTATTGTCAAGTATAAGACGGCCTTCTACTCATTCTACCTTCCTGTGGCCGCTGCCATGTATATG GCAGGCATCGATGGGGAGAAAGAGCATGCCAATGCTAAGAAGATCCTGCTGGAGATGGGGGAGTTCTTTCAGATTCAG gaTGATTTCCTGGATCTCTTTGGGGACCCCAGTGTGACGGGCAAGATTGGCACAGACATTCAGGACAACAAGTGCAGCTGGCTGGTGGTTCAGTGTCTGCAGCAGGCATCTCCAGAGCAGCGCAAAGTCCTTCAG GAGAATTATGGGCAGAAGGAGGCGGAGAAGGTGGCCCGAGTGAAGGCGCTGTACGAGGAGCTGAACCTGCCGGCTGTTTTCACGCAGTATGAGGAAGACAGCTATAGCCGCCTCATGAGCCTCATTGAGCGGTgcgcctcacccctgcccccagccatcTTTCTGGGGCTGGCGCACAACATCTACAAGAGGAAAAAGTGA
- the FDPS gene encoding farnesyl pyrophosphate synthase isoform X4, producing MYWGRQRGESLEIGALFQQHSRTWGKKPSNSREAPAGRVGFEEVSIMSRLEVGEGRYPADPDALSLFLCPQVLEYNAVGGKYQRGLTVLIAFQELVEPRKQDAASLRRALTVGWCVELLQAFFLVSDDIMDSSLTRRGQICWYQKPGIGLDAINDALLLEACIYRLLKVYCREQPYYLNLIELFLQSSYQTEIGQTLDLITAPQGSVDLSRFTEKRYKSIVKYKTAFYSFYLPVAAAMYMAGIDGEKEHANAKKILLEMGEFFQIQDDFLDLFGDPSVTGKIGTDIQDNKCSWLVVQCLQQASPEQRKVLQENYGQKEAEKVARVKALYEELNLPAVFTQYEEDSYSRLMSLIERCASPLPPAIFLGLAHNIYKRKK from the exons atgtactggggAAGACAACGAGGAGAGAGCCTGGAGATAGGGGCACTCTTCCAACAGCACTCCAGGACTTGGGGGAAGAAGCCAAGCAATTCCAGAGAGGCTCCTGCAGGAAGAGTGGGATTTGAGGAAGTTAGCATAATGTCAAGGTTAGAGGTGGGAGAGGGCAGATACCCTGCAGACCCTGATGCCctgtccctcttcctttgccctcagGTCTTGGAGTACAATGCTGTTGGAGGCAAGTACCAGCGGGGTTTGACAGTGCTGATAGCATTTCAGGAGCTGGTGGAGCCCAGGAAGCAGGATGCTGCTAGTCTGCGGCGGGCCCTGACTGTGGGCTGGTGTGTGGAGCTG CTCCAGGCTTTCTTCCTGGTGTCAGATGACATCATGGACTCGTCCCTCACCCGACGGGGGCAGATCTGTTGGTATCAGAAG CCAGGCATAGGCTTGGATGCCATCAATGACGCTTTGCTTCTGGAAGCATGTATCTACCGCCTGCTGAAGGTCTACTGCCGGGAGCAGCCCTATTACCTGAACCTGATTGAGCTTTTCCTCCAG agtTCCTACCAGACTGAGATTGGACAGACCCTGGACCTCATCACCGCCCCCCAGGGCAGCGTGGATCTCAGCAGGTTCACTGAGAAGAG GTACAAGTCTATTGTCAAGTATAAGACGGCCTTCTACTCATTCTACCTTCCTGTGGCCGCTGCCATGTATATG GCAGGCATCGATGGGGAGAAAGAGCATGCCAATGCTAAGAAGATCCTGCTGGAGATGGGGGAGTTCTTTCAGATTCAG gaTGATTTCCTGGATCTCTTTGGGGACCCCAGTGTGACGGGCAAGATTGGCACAGACATTCAGGACAACAAGTGCAGCTGGCTGGTGGTTCAGTGTCTGCAGCAGGCATCTCCAGAGCAGCGCAAAGTCCTTCAG GAGAATTATGGGCAGAAGGAGGCGGAGAAGGTGGCCCGAGTGAAGGCGCTGTACGAGGAGCTGAACCTGCCGGCTGTTTTCACGCAGTATGAGGAAGACAGCTATAGCCGCCTCATGAGCCTCATTGAGCGGTgcgcctcacccctgcccccagccatcTTTCTGGGGCTGGCGCACAACATCTACAAGAGGAAAAAGTGA
- the FDPS gene encoding farnesyl pyrophosphate synthase isoform X2: MPLSRWLRSVGVFLLPASCWAPRERWLGLHRRPSLVHGFPVLGAWHSARCWCQTWTEEPRMNGDQKLDAYAQARQDFIQHFPQIVKILTEDGMGHPETGDAIARLKEVLEYNAVGGKYQRGLTVLIAFQELVEPRKQDAASLRRALTVGWCVELLQAFFLVSDDIMDSSLTRRGQICWYQKPGIGLDAINDALLLEACIYRLLKVYCREQPYYLNLIELFLQSSYQTEIGQTLDLITAPQGSVDLSRFTEKRYKSIVKYKTAFYSFYLPVAAAMYMAGIDGEKEHANAKKILLEMGEFFQIQDDFLDLFGDPSVTGKIGTDIQDNKCSWLVVQCLQQASPEQRKVLQENYGQKEAEKVARVKALYEELNLPAVFTQYEEDSYSRLMSLIERCASPLPPAIFLGLAHNIYKRKK, from the exons atgcccctgtcccgctggctGAGATCTGTGGGGGTCTTCTTGCTGCCAGCCTCTTGCTGGGCGCCCCGGGAAAGGTGGCTGGGTCTCCACCGGCGGCCCTCCCTGGTGCACGGGTTCCCAGTCCTGGGGGCCTGGCACAGTGCCCGCTGCTGGTGCCAAACGTGGACAGAGGAGCCTCG AATGAATGGAGACCAGAAATTGGACGCTTATGCCCAAGCAAGGCAGGATTTCATCCAGCACTTCCCCCAGATTGTCAAGATACTGACTGAGGATGGCATGGGCCACCCGGAGACAGGAGACGCCATTGCCCGGCTCAAGGAG GTCTTGGAGTACAATGCTGTTGGAGGCAAGTACCAGCGGGGTTTGACAGTGCTGATAGCATTTCAGGAGCTGGTGGAGCCCAGGAAGCAGGATGCTGCTAGTCTGCGGCGGGCCCTGACTGTGGGCTGGTGTGTGGAGCTG CTCCAGGCTTTCTTCCTGGTGTCAGATGACATCATGGACTCGTCCCTCACCCGACGGGGGCAGATCTGTTGGTATCAGAAG CCAGGCATAGGCTTGGATGCCATCAATGACGCTTTGCTTCTGGAAGCATGTATCTACCGCCTGCTGAAGGTCTACTGCCGGGAGCAGCCCTATTACCTGAACCTGATTGAGCTTTTCCTCCAG agtTCCTACCAGACTGAGATTGGACAGACCCTGGACCTCATCACCGCCCCCCAGGGCAGCGTGGATCTCAGCAGGTTCACTGAGAAGAG GTACAAGTCTATTGTCAAGTATAAGACGGCCTTCTACTCATTCTACCTTCCTGTGGCCGCTGCCATGTATATG GCAGGCATCGATGGGGAGAAAGAGCATGCCAATGCTAAGAAGATCCTGCTGGAGATGGGGGAGTTCTTTCAGATTCAG gaTGATTTCCTGGATCTCTTTGGGGACCCCAGTGTGACGGGCAAGATTGGCACAGACATTCAGGACAACAAGTGCAGCTGGCTGGTGGTTCAGTGTCTGCAGCAGGCATCTCCAGAGCAGCGCAAAGTCCTTCAG GAGAATTATGGGCAGAAGGAGGCGGAGAAGGTGGCCCGAGTGAAGGCGCTGTACGAGGAGCTGAACCTGCCGGCTGTTTTCACGCAGTATGAGGAAGACAGCTATAGCCGCCTCATGAGCCTCATTGAGCGGTgcgcctcacccctgcccccagccatcTTTCTGGGGCTGGCGCACAACATCTACAAGAGGAAAAAGTGA
- the FDPS gene encoding farnesyl pyrophosphate synthase isoform X1 — protein MPLSRWLRSVGVFLLPASCWAPRERWLGLHRRPSLVHGFPVLGAWHSARCWCQTWTEEPRALYSSLRMNGDQKLDAYAQARQDFIQHFPQIVKILTEDGMGHPETGDAIARLKEVLEYNAVGGKYQRGLTVLIAFQELVEPRKQDAASLRRALTVGWCVELLQAFFLVSDDIMDSSLTRRGQICWYQKPGIGLDAINDALLLEACIYRLLKVYCREQPYYLNLIELFLQSSYQTEIGQTLDLITAPQGSVDLSRFTEKRYKSIVKYKTAFYSFYLPVAAAMYMAGIDGEKEHANAKKILLEMGEFFQIQDDFLDLFGDPSVTGKIGTDIQDNKCSWLVVQCLQQASPEQRKVLQENYGQKEAEKVARVKALYEELNLPAVFTQYEEDSYSRLMSLIERCASPLPPAIFLGLAHNIYKRKK, from the exons atgcccctgtcccgctggctGAGATCTGTGGGGGTCTTCTTGCTGCCAGCCTCTTGCTGGGCGCCCCGGGAAAGGTGGCTGGGTCTCCACCGGCGGCCCTCCCTGGTGCACGGGTTCCCAGTCCTGGGGGCCTGGCACAGTGCCCGCTGCTGGTGCCAAACGTGGACAGAGGAGCCTCG AGCACTTTACTCCTCCCTCAGAATGAATGGAGACCAGAAATTGGACGCTTATGCCCAAGCAAGGCAGGATTTCATCCAGCACTTCCCCCAGATTGTCAAGATACTGACTGAGGATGGCATGGGCCACCCGGAGACAGGAGACGCCATTGCCCGGCTCAAGGAG GTCTTGGAGTACAATGCTGTTGGAGGCAAGTACCAGCGGGGTTTGACAGTGCTGATAGCATTTCAGGAGCTGGTGGAGCCCAGGAAGCAGGATGCTGCTAGTCTGCGGCGGGCCCTGACTGTGGGCTGGTGTGTGGAGCTG CTCCAGGCTTTCTTCCTGGTGTCAGATGACATCATGGACTCGTCCCTCACCCGACGGGGGCAGATCTGTTGGTATCAGAAG CCAGGCATAGGCTTGGATGCCATCAATGACGCTTTGCTTCTGGAAGCATGTATCTACCGCCTGCTGAAGGTCTACTGCCGGGAGCAGCCCTATTACCTGAACCTGATTGAGCTTTTCCTCCAG agtTCCTACCAGACTGAGATTGGACAGACCCTGGACCTCATCACCGCCCCCCAGGGCAGCGTGGATCTCAGCAGGTTCACTGAGAAGAG GTACAAGTCTATTGTCAAGTATAAGACGGCCTTCTACTCATTCTACCTTCCTGTGGCCGCTGCCATGTATATG GCAGGCATCGATGGGGAGAAAGAGCATGCCAATGCTAAGAAGATCCTGCTGGAGATGGGGGAGTTCTTTCAGATTCAG gaTGATTTCCTGGATCTCTTTGGGGACCCCAGTGTGACGGGCAAGATTGGCACAGACATTCAGGACAACAAGTGCAGCTGGCTGGTGGTTCAGTGTCTGCAGCAGGCATCTCCAGAGCAGCGCAAAGTCCTTCAG GAGAATTATGGGCAGAAGGAGGCGGAGAAGGTGGCCCGAGTGAAGGCGCTGTACGAGGAGCTGAACCTGCCGGCTGTTTTCACGCAGTATGAGGAAGACAGCTATAGCCGCCTCATGAGCCTCATTGAGCGGTgcgcctcacccctgcccccagccatcTTTCTGGGGCTGGCGCACAACATCTACAAGAGGAAAAAGTGA
- the FDPS gene encoding farnesyl pyrophosphate synthase isoform X5, with translation MNGDQKLDAYAQARQDFIQHFPQIVKILTEDGMGHPETGDAIARLKEVLEYNAVGGKYQRGLTVLIAFQELVEPRKQDAASLRRALTVGWCVELLQAFFLVSDDIMDSSLTRRGQICWYQKPGIGLDAINDALLLEACIYRLLKVYCREQPYYLNLIELFLQSSYQTEIGQTLDLITAPQGSVDLSRFTEKRYKSIVKYKTAFYSFYLPVAAAMYMAGIDGEKEHANAKKILLEMGEFFQIQDDFLDLFGDPSVTGKIGTDIQDNKCSWLVVQCLQQASPEQRKVLQENYGQKEAEKVARVKALYEELNLPAVFTQYEEDSYSRLMSLIERCASPLPPAIFLGLAHNIYKRKK, from the exons ATGAATGGAGACCAGAAATTGGACGCTTATGCCCAAGCAAGGCAGGATTTCATCCAGCACTTCCCCCAGATTGTCAAGATACTGACTGAGGATGGCATGGGCCACCCGGAGACAGGAGACGCCATTGCCCGGCTCAAGGAG GTCTTGGAGTACAATGCTGTTGGAGGCAAGTACCAGCGGGGTTTGACAGTGCTGATAGCATTTCAGGAGCTGGTGGAGCCCAGGAAGCAGGATGCTGCTAGTCTGCGGCGGGCCCTGACTGTGGGCTGGTGTGTGGAGCTG CTCCAGGCTTTCTTCCTGGTGTCAGATGACATCATGGACTCGTCCCTCACCCGACGGGGGCAGATCTGTTGGTATCAGAAG CCAGGCATAGGCTTGGATGCCATCAATGACGCTTTGCTTCTGGAAGCATGTATCTACCGCCTGCTGAAGGTCTACTGCCGGGAGCAGCCCTATTACCTGAACCTGATTGAGCTTTTCCTCCAG agtTCCTACCAGACTGAGATTGGACAGACCCTGGACCTCATCACCGCCCCCCAGGGCAGCGTGGATCTCAGCAGGTTCACTGAGAAGAG GTACAAGTCTATTGTCAAGTATAAGACGGCCTTCTACTCATTCTACCTTCCTGTGGCCGCTGCCATGTATATG GCAGGCATCGATGGGGAGAAAGAGCATGCCAATGCTAAGAAGATCCTGCTGGAGATGGGGGAGTTCTTTCAGATTCAG gaTGATTTCCTGGATCTCTTTGGGGACCCCAGTGTGACGGGCAAGATTGGCACAGACATTCAGGACAACAAGTGCAGCTGGCTGGTGGTTCAGTGTCTGCAGCAGGCATCTCCAGAGCAGCGCAAAGTCCTTCAG GAGAATTATGGGCAGAAGGAGGCGGAGAAGGTGGCCCGAGTGAAGGCGCTGTACGAGGAGCTGAACCTGCCGGCTGTTTTCACGCAGTATGAGGAAGACAGCTATAGCCGCCTCATGAGCCTCATTGAGCGGTgcgcctcacccctgcccccagccatcTTTCTGGGGCTGGCGCACAACATCTACAAGAGGAAAAAGTGA